The DNA segment CCCGCCTCCGAAAGAGTGGGTCGAGGGCGGACGTGACGAGGATCTCGCCGCCACCGGGCACCAGGACTGGTCACCCGCCCGTTCTTGGGGCACGATCTGCGAGAGCCGTAAACCTACGGCTCCGTAACTTCCCGCCGGGAGCCCCCTTTCCCGAGCAGAGCAGAAAGGGACCACCCCGAACATGGCAGAACTGGTCTACCGTCCCGTCGTCGGTCTCGCCAAGACGATGTTCAAGGTCTGGGACCTCAAGATCGACTGCCAGGGGTCGGAGAACATCCCGCGTACCGGCGGCGCCGTCCTGGTGAGCAATCACATCAGCTACCTGGACTTCATCTTCAACGGTCTGGCCGCGCTGCCGCAGAAGCGCCTGGTGCGCTTCATGGCCAAGGAGTCGGTGTTCCGGCACAAGGTGTCGGGTCCGCTGATGCGCGGCATGAAGCACATCCCGGTCGACCGCGAGCAGGGCGAGACGGCGTACGCGCACGCGCTGGCGTCGCTGCGCGCCGGGGAGATCGTCGGGGTGTTCCCCGAGGCGACGATCTCGCAGTCCTTCACGCTGAAGGGCTTCAAGTCCGGTGCCGCGCGCCTGGCGCAGGAGGCGGGCGTCCCGCTGGTGCCGATGGCGCTGTGGGGCACCCAGCGGCTGTGGACCAAGGGCCAGCCGCGCAACTTCAAGCGCAGCCACACCCCGGTCACCATGCGGGTCGGCGAGGCGCTGGAGGCGTCGCGCGAGCAGTACGCGGGCGCGATCACCCGCCGGCTGCGTGAGCGCGTCCAGGAGCTGCTGGACGCGGCCCAGCGTGCCTACCCGGCCCGCCCGAGGGGCGCCGAGGACTCCTGGTGGCTCCCCGCCCACCTGGGCGGCACGGCCCCGACGAACGAGCAGCTGCGCGCGGCCGAGGCCCACTGAGACGACGACGGCCCGGCCGGACGGTTCCCCGTCCGGCCGGGCCGTTCGCGTGTCCCGAGGAGGCCCTCAGCGGGCCATCTCCTCCTTGAGCGCCGCCACGAAGGTGTCGACGTCGTCCTCGGTGGTGTCGAAGCCGCACATCCAGCGGACGTCACCGGCCGCCTCGTCCCAGAAGTAGAAGCGGAACCGCTTCTGCAGCCGGACGCTCACGTCGTGCGGGAGCCGGGCGAAGACGCCGTTGGCCTGCACCGGGTGCAGGATCTCCACGCCGTGCACCGCGCGGACGCCCTCGGCGAGCCGCTGGGCCATCTCGTTGGCGTGCCGGGCGTTGCGCAGCCAGAGGTCCTTGGCGTACAGGGCCTCCAACTGCACGGAGACGAAGCGCATCTTGGACGCGAGCTGCATGGACAGCTTGCGCAGGTGCTTCATGTGGGAGACGGCGTCCTGGTTGATGACCACGACCGCCTCGCCGAACAGGGCACCGTTCTTCGTCCCGCCCAGCGACAGGATGTCGACGCCGACCGCGTTGGTGAACGCCCGCATGGGGACGTTCAGGGAGGCGGCGGCGTTGGATATCCGGGAGCCGTCCAGGTGCACCTTCATGCCGTGCGCGTGGGCGTGTTCGCAGATCGCGCGGATCTCGTCGGGCGTGTAGAGGGTGCCCAGCTCGGTGGACTGGGTGATCGAGACGACCTGGGGCATCGCCCGGTGCTCGTCGTCCCAGCCGAACGCCTGCCGGTCGATCAGCTCGGGGGTGAGCTTGCCGTCCGGGGTGGGCACGGTGAGCAGCTTCAGCCCGCCCATCCGCTCGGGCGCGCCACCCTCGTCCACGTTGATGTGCGCGCTCTCGGCGCAGATCACCGCGCCCCAGCGGTCGGTGACCGCCTGGAGCGCGACCACGTTGGCCCCGGTGCCGTTGAACACCGGGAACGCCTCGGCGGTCGCGCCGAAGTGGCTGCGGATGATCCGCTGGAGGTTCTCGGTGTACTCGTCCTCGCCGTACGCGACCTGGTGGCCGCCGTTGGCCAGGGCCACGGCGGCGAGCACCTCGGGGTGCGCCCCGGCGTAGTTGTCGCTGGCGAAACCGCGGACCTGCGGGTCGTGGTGACGACGGGCGTCGGTCCTGGGAGGGTTCACGGCTTCTCGGTCAGCCACAGACGGTTTCCGTTCACTTCGGCGGCGGGCCTGCCCCAGACGCCCTCGATGGCCTCGGCCAGCTCCTTGACGTCCGTGAAGCCCGCGAACTTCGCGTTGGGGCGCTCCGCGCGCATCGCGTCGTGCACCAGCGCCTTCACCACCAGGATGGCAGCCGCGGCCTGCGGGCCGTCCTCGCCCCCCGCCTTGCGGAAGCCGTCGGCCATAGCCAGCGTCCACGCCTCGGCCGCGGCCTTGGCGGCGGAGTACGCGGCGTTGCCCGCGGTCGGCTTGGACGCGCCGGCGGCGCTGATCAGCAGGTAACGGCCGCCCCCGGCGCGCTGGAGGGCGTCGTAGAAGGCGAGCGAGGTGTGCTGGACGGTGCGGACGAGCAGTTTCTCCAGCAGGTCCCAGTCGGCGAGGTCGGTGTCGTCGAACTTGGCGCCGCCGCGCCAGCCGCCGACCAGGTGGACCAGGCCGTCGACGCGGCCGAACTCCTTCTCGATGCCGGCGGCCCAGGCGCGGGTGGAGTCCAGGTCGAGCAGGTCGACCGTCTCGCCGGTGACCGTGGCGCCGCCGTTGGCGTAGCGGGCCGCGTCCACGGCCTCCGCCAGCCGGGCGGGGTCGTTGTCCGCGCCGACCACGGTCGCGCCCGCCTCGGCGAGCCTGATCAGGGTGGCCCGTCCCGCCGGTCCGCCCGCACCGGCGACCGCGATCACCGCGCCCCGAAGAGCCCCGTTCTGCATCGTCTTCCCTTCTCCCACTGCCGTGTCGTCCCGGCGGTCGCTCACGCGGCGATCCGCTCGGCGCCGTCCGCGGTGATGCCCTTGGTCTCGGCGATCACATTCTTCAGCTTCTTGGCCAGCGCCTCGTAGAACATGCTCAGCGGAAACTCGTCCGGGAGCACGTCGTCCACCAGCTTGCGCGGCGGCAGGCCGAGGTCGAGGGCGTCGGGGCCCTTGGCCCACTTGGAGCCGGGGTGCGGGGAGAGGTAGGTGGCGACGAGTTCGTACCCGGCGAACCAGTGCACCAGCTTGGGGCGGTCGATGCCGTCGCGGTAGAGCTGCTCGATGTCGGCGCAGAGCTGGTTGGTGACCTGCGGGGCGCGCTCCCAGTCGATGGCGAGCTTGTTGTCGGTCCAGCGGACCACGTCGTGCTTGTGCAGGTAGGCGAAGAGGAGCTGGCCGCCGAGCCCGTCGTAGTTGCGGACGCGGTCGCCGGTGACCGGGAAGCGGAACATCCGGTCGAAGAGCACCGCGTACTGCACGTCACGGGCCTGCGGGACGCCGTCGGCCTCCAGCTTCACGGCCTCCTTGAAGGCGGTGAGGTCGCAGCGCAGCTCCTCCAGGCCGTACATCCAGAAGGGCTGGCGCTGCTTGATCATGAAGGGGTCGAACGGCAGGTCGCCGTGGCTGTGGGTGCGGTCGTGGACCATGTCCCAGAGCACGAACGCCTCTTCGCAGCGCTTCTGGTCGTGCACCATCGCGGCGATGTCCTCGGGCAGCTCCAGGCCCAGGATGCCGACGGCGGCGTCGGTGACCCGGCGGAAGCGGGCGGCCTCGCGGTCGCAGAAGATGCCACCCCAGGAGAAACGTTCCGGCGCCTCACGGACGGCGATGGTCTCCGGGAAGAGGACGGCGGAGTTGGTGTCGTACCCGGCCGTGAAGTCCTCGAAGGTGATGCCGCAGAACAGCGGGTTGTCGTACCGGGTGCGCTCCAGCTCGGCCAGCCAGTCCGGCCAGACCATGCGCAGCACGACCGCCTCCAGGTTGCGGTCGGGGTTGCCGTTCTGCGTGTACATCGGGAAGACGACCAGGTGCTGGAGGCCGTCCGCGCGGTCGGCCGCCGGCTGGAACGCCAGCAGCGAGTCCAGGAAGTCCGGCACCTCGAAGCCGCCCTCGGCCCAGCGGCGCAGGTCGGCCACCAGCGCGCGGTGGTACTCCGCGTCGTGCGCGACCAGCGGGGAGAGCTGCTCCACGGCGTCCACGACCCGGTCCACGGCCGCCTCCGCCTCGGCGCGCCCGGGGGCGCCCTCGGCGGTGAAGTCGATCGAGCCGTCCTTCGACTGCCATGGCCGGATCTGCTCCACCGCGGCCTTGAGGACGGGCCACGCCGGGTGCTCGACCACCCTGGTCAGCGAAGGAAGGTGTCCCTCCGGACCGGCCTGCACAAGAATTTCCGTCATGTCCCATCCTCCACGGGAGAACCTCGCGTATGGACACCGTATGCATACCCCGTTTCGCCTAACAAGAGGGGGCTCGGGAAATTATTCTGCGCGGCCGCATGGTCACCGCTGTTTTTGCGGCCTCAAACCGTGACCGCGCTCACTTTCGCTGCGGGTGCCGAGGCGGTCCGGGAGCGTGACCGGACGTTCCGTTCCGGCCACCGAACCTCCGGTGCCGCGCCGTGCACCACGGATCGCCCAGGTGAGGGCATCGCCGTTAGGCTGCGAGCCAGGCGTGCGGACGACGACACTCCGTCCCGTCCGCGAAAGCCGATCCGCCGTCGACGGAAGCGAGTTGAACCTTGAACTTCCTTACCATCGGGCACCGTGGGGTCATGGGTGTCGAGCCCGAGAACACGCTTCGTTCCTTCGCCGCCGCCGAGCAGGCCGGGCTGGACCTGATCGAACTCGATCTGCACCTGAGCAAGGACGGTGCGCTGATCGTCATGCACGACGCCTCGGTGGACCGCACCACGGACGGCACCGGGCAGATCGCCGAGAAGACCCTCGCGGAGCTGCGCGCGCTGGACGCGGGGCGCGGCGAGCGGGTGCCGGTGTTCGAAGAGGTGCTGGACGCGGTCCGGGCGCCGGTCCAGGCCGAGATCAAGGACGTGGCCGCCGCGAAGGCGCTGGCGGAGGTGATGCTCCGGCGGGACCTCGTCTCCCGCGTGGAGGTCATCTCCTTCCACGACGAGGCGCTCGCCGAGATCTCCCGGCTGGTGCCGGGGGTGCGCACCGCGCTGGTGGCCGAGCACTACGGCCCCGAGGTGGTGGCCCGCGCGGTGGCGGTCGGCGCGGCGACCCTCTGCCTGGACGTCCGCCGGCTGACGCTGGAGGTAGTGGAGAAGGCGCGCGCGGCGGGCCTGAGGGTCTTCGCCTGGGTGGTGAACACCCAGGACGAGCTGCGGCTGGTGCGCGCCCTCCAACTGGACGGCGCGACCACCGACCTGCCGGACATCAAGCGCACGGGCCGCTTCACGGCCTAGGTCTCAGACCAGCGGCTTGACCAGCAGCTCGAAGCAGAGGTCGGGGCGGCGGGGGATGCCGAAGCGCTCATCGCCGTACGGGAACGGGGTCGTCTCACCCGTACGGCGGTAGCCCCGGCGCTCGTACCAGCCGATCAGGTCGTCGCGGACCGAGATCACCGTCATGTGCATCTCGGTGACGCCCCAGTCCGCCCGTGCCAGCCGCTCCGCCTCGGCCAGGACCGCCTTGCCGAGGCCCGCTCCCTGGACGGTGGGGCTGACCGCGAACATGCCGAAGTAGGCGTGCGTACCCCGGTGTTCGAGCTGGCAGCAGGCGACGATCCGGCCCTCCCGCTCCACCACCAGCAGCCTGCTGTCGGGCGTCTTGATGACCTGGCGCACGCCCTCGGGGTCGGTGCGCTGCCCGTCCAGGATGTCCGCCTCGGTCGTCCACCCGGCCCGGCTGGCGTCCCCCCGGTACGCCGACTCGACGAGCGCGACGAGGGCGTCCACATCGACGTCGGTGGCGTCTCGGAACGTCGGTCCGGTGGGGGTCTCCATGGCGGTGTACTCCGATCTGGGGCGCGGCTGAACAGGGACGAGCGTAGCCGGGCGGCTAGGCTCCGCTCGCATGGTGCATGTACTGAGCAGCCGTACCCTCGTCCGCCCCACGGACCCCGAGCGCTCCCGGGCCTTCTACGGGGGGCAGCTCGGGCTCGCCGTCTATCGCGAGTTCGGGGAGGGGCCCGAGCGCGGGACCGTGTACTTCCTGGGCGGTGGCTTCCTCGAACTCTCCGGGCGCTCCGAGACCCCGCTCGCGCCCTCGGTGCGGCTGTGGCTCCAGGTGCCGGACGCGGCCGCCGCGCACGACGAGCTGCTGGCCGAGGGCGTGGAGATCGTCCGGGCGCCGGTCCGGGAGCCGTGGGGGCTGATCGAGCTGTGGATCGCCGACCCGGACGGCATCCCGGTCGTGCTGGTGGAGACCCCGGCGGACCATCCACTGCGGTACCGGCCGGGCATCTGACAACACCACCTCAGCCGCGCAGGGCGCCCAGCCGGCCTTCGAGACCGTCGAGGAGACCGGCGAGCAGCCCGGACAGCTCATCCTGGCGGCCGGGGGTCAGTACGGACAACACGGCCTCCTCGTAGGCGAGTTGCTCGGGCAGGATGCCGTCCACGAGGTCGCGTCCGGCGTCGGTGAGGCGGAGGTGGGAGACGCGGCGGTCGCGGGTGTCGCCGCGCCGCTCGACCAGTCCGCGCCCGGTGAGCTGCTTGACCCGCTTGGTCACGGCCGCCCCGGAGGAGAAGGTCTCCCGCGCCAGCTCCCCCGGCGTCAGCTCGTGCCCCGTCCGGCGGAGCGCGCCGAGCAGGTCGAACTCCGCCCGGCTGAGCCCGGCCCGGCGCAGCGGGGCGTCCTCGGCCTGCTGGAGGAGGGCGGCGCAGCGGTTGATCCGGCCGATGACCTCCATGGGCCCGGTGTCCAGCGCGGGGTGCACGGCACGCCACTGCCGGACGACCGAGGCGACGGTGTCCGCCCTCGGCTGCTGGTCTGCCGTGTCCGTCATGGCCGCGTGTCCTCCGTGGTGCCGTGTCGGTCCTGCTTCAAGGGTGCGGCTTCCCGGTGCCGCACCGCAGCCGCGAGCGTACGGTGTCCGGCCTGCTCGGCGAGCGCGAGGCGTTCGGTGGGGAAGGGTCGCTGCCACCACTCCCCCCGCGCGGCGTCGGCGGTGGCGCGCAGGTCGGTCAGCGCACGGGCGAGGGCTCGGCGGGCCTCGGGCAGGGCGTGGGGCGCGGGGCGGGCCAGCAGGTGTTCGGTGTGCGCGCCGGCGTTCTCGACGGCGGTCAGCGCTTCGTGCACGCGGTCACCGGCCCGGCGGTTGGTGACGAGCACGGCGGCGGCGAACCCGGCCGACGCGCCGACAAGGGTGTCCAGCACCCGCTGGGTGATCAGCAGGCCGGGGTCCTGGAGGTGGGTGAACTCGGTGATGAGCAGCGCCATGGGGGTTACGCAGACCGTGCCGAGCCAGTAGTTGCGGGCGATGAGCGCCTCCGCGCCGAAGCTGCACGCGAGGCAGCACAGGACGAGCGTGACGGGGTGGAGGTGGGTCAGCGGGGTGAGCGCGGCGAAGACGAGCACGCCGAGGAGGTTGCCGACGACGCGCTGGACGCTCCGGTTCCAGGTGAGGGTGACGTTGGCCTGGTAGAGGGAGGCGGCGGTGACCAGGGCCCAGTAGGGGCGGCCCACGCCGAGGGAGAGGGCGGCCAGACCGGCCAGCGCGCAGCCCAGGGCGGTGCGGGTGGCCACGGGGGCCAGGTGGCTGAAGGGGACGCGGGCGGGGCGGGGGTGTGTGCCGGCCTCGTGGGCGGCTTCCGCCTGCGGCACCGGGCCGGTGCCGCGCAGTGCCCCGGCCCAGGCGCGGAGTTGCTCCGGGTCGGCGTCGGCGGACTCGGCGCGCAGCAGCAGGTTCTCCAGGGCGCGCCGGGTGGAATCGGAGCGGGTGCCGGGGGAACGCAGGGTCTGCCAGGCGGTGTGCAGGGCGGCATGGGCGGGCGCGTGGCTCTGGTCGGCGAGGCCGGCGGCGGCGTGCAGAGCGGCGGCGACGGCCCGGCGCTCGGGTCCGTGCGGGCGGAGCAGCCCGGGGGCCATGCAGACGAGCCAGGCCCAGGCTCCGGCGGCGAGGGTGAGGCCGAGGTGGGCGGGGACCTGGCCGGGCGTCTGCGGGATGAACAGCGCGGCGGAGCTGATGAAGGTGACGACGACATTGCCGGGGGGGCCGACGCGGGTGGCCTCGCAGACCGTCTTCTGCGCGGCGGCCAGCAGGGCGCCGACGAGCACCAGGACGACAGGGCCCGGGGTGAGCGCCGAGGCGAGCAGGGCGACGGCGAGTCCGGCCGTCATGCCGAGCACGACACCGGTGAGGACGCGGGCGCGGGCCGCGTAGGGGCGCTGATGGGCGTAGAGCGCGCAGAGGGACCCGGCCATCGCGTAGAGGGCGAGGTCGAGGCGGCCGAGGGCCAGCAGGAGGAGGTTGGGCGGGGCCGCCGACACGACCACGCTCAGCGCGGGCTTGAACCAGATCGCGGAGGGTCCTTGGAGGCGGAGCGCCTGGACGAGGGGAAGGCGGCGGCTGCTCATACGAATAACTTAACAGGTGTTTCACCAGTAAAAGACTTATCGTGGGCCCGCAACCGCCCTGGTCACACGCCGTGCTCCGGTGAACGCTCCCCGTACACCCCCTTGCGCTCGCGTGCGCTGCGCGTGGCATGGGCATCGCATCCCTCGACATGGCGTCGAACGGGGGTGGTGCGCGTGCACGGACCGGTGTCACCGGCCTGGCTGCTGGTCGCGCTCTGCGCGGCGACCGGCGCCTACTGCCTGCTGCGGATGCGCAGCGGGGTCGAGGAGCAGCGCCGCGCGGCGGGCGGCGAGGCGCTGATGGGCTTCGGGATGGCGGCGATGGCGGTACCCGCCGCGGTGTTCGCCCCGCCGCGCTGGGTGTGGCCGCTGTACGCGGCGGTCTTCGGGCTCGCCGCCCTGCGCGCGCTGTGGTCGGCGCGGCGGAGCGCCCACCATCTGCACCATCTGCTGGGCAGTACGGCGATGGTGTACATGGCGGTGCTGATGGCCGCCGCCCCGGCTCCCCACCACCACACGGGCGGCTCGGGCCCGGCGTGGCTGACGGGCGCGCTGCTGCTGTACTTCACCGGCTACGTCCTGCTGACCGGCGCCCGTCTGGTGCCGGTCACCGTACGGGGCGGCCCCGGCGCGGTGCGGTGGGGCGACCGGCCCGAGCTGTCCCGGGTGTGCCGGCTGTCGATGGGGATCGGCATGCTGGCGATGCTCCTGACGATGTGACACCTCAAGCGGCGTGCGGCGCACGGGAGTTGCCTGCGTCACTTCGGCGCCGGTGAGCGGTCCGCTGCTCATAGGGTGCTGCCCATGACCGTCCCCGTGGCACTGCTGCTGCTCGGCATCCTGACCTCCGTCGCCGCCCCGCGCCTGCTGGGCCGGGCCGACTGGCCGGACCGGGAGCCGGTGGTGGCGCTGTGGGCCTGGCAGTGCGTGGTGGCCGCCGTCCTGCTGTGCTGCGCGCTGTCGATGACGCTGAGCGCGGCGGCGGCCTGGCAGGAGGTGCGCGGGCATCTGTTCGGCGGGGCCCCGCACGGGGTCGTCGAGGCGTACGCCCTCGGCGCGGCGGGTCCCTGGGCCGCGCCGACCGCCGTGGCGCTCGCCTGCGGCGGGCTGTGGACCCTGACGATGCTGGCCGGTGAGGTGCTGCGCGCGCGGCGCCGCCGGCGGGCGGGCCGGGCCGAACTCCTCCGGCGGGCGCCCCTGTTGCAGGGCGAGGAGCCGGGCGGACGGCTGGTGGTCGTGGAGGCCGACCACCCCGACGCCCACTGGCTCCCCGGCGCCACCCCTCAACTCGTCGTCACCACGGCCGCCCTCCGCCGCCTCAAGGGCAGCCGCCTGGACGCCCTGCTGGCCCACGAACAGGACCACGCCCGCTTCCGCCACGACTGGCTGCTGCACTGTTCCGCAGCTCTGGCCGGCGGCTTTCCCCAGGTGCCGGTCTTCGCCGCCTTCCGTAACGAGATGCACCGCCTGGTCGAACTGGCCGCCGACGACACCGCCTCCCGCCGCTTCGGCCGCGTCACCACCGCCCTCGCCCTGGTCGACCTCAACGAGCACCGCGGTGTCTTCGGCCCGTCCCCCACCCCCGAGGCCCAACTACCCCACCGAGTGAACCGCCTCCTGGCCGCCCGAACCCGCCTCCCGGCCCCCCAACGCCTCCGGCTTACGGCAACAGCCGCCCTGGTACCGGCACTTCCGGTGCTCGTCGCTTTCGTCCCGGGGTTGCGGGCGCTGCATTAGGGTCTGTCGTCCGCGATGGGCCGACGCGTCGGGTGATGCTCCGCGTCTTCATGGACGAGGATCGCCCCATGCCCCGCCGACCCACCCTTCTGCTCGCCCTCCCCTCCGCCCTCCTCCTCGCCCTCGTCGCCCTCCACTGGTCCCCTCTCCTCGCGATGGACGAGGGCATCGCCCGCACCACCCACCGCTGGGCCGTGAGGGAGCGGGGGGTCACGCAGACCGTTCGGGTGCTGACCGACTGGGTCTGGGACCCGGTGACGATGCGGCTGTTGTGTGCCGGGGTCGCGGTGTGGCTGGGGTGGAGGAGGGCGGCCTGGGGGACGGCGGTGTGGCTGTTGGTCACCTGTGCCGTGGCGGCCATGGTGCAGCAGGCGGTCAAGGCGGGTGTCGCGCGGCCGAGGCCGGTGTGGCCGGACCCCGTGGACAGTGCGCGGTTCGCCGCGTTTCCGTCCGGGCACGCCATGACGGCCACCGTGGTGTGCGGGCTGCTGCTGTGGCTGGTCCGCGAGAGCGGGGTGCGTGGGCCCCGTTGGTACGGTGCGGTCGTCCTGGCCGTCGTCTCCGTGCTCGGTGTCGGTCTCACCCGGGTCTGGCTGGGGGTGCACTGGTTCTCGGACGTGCTCGGGGGCTGGCTGTTCGGGGCCTTGGTGGTGGCCGTCGCCGTACGGGTCCATGAGCGCCGGAGTAGGGTCCGCCCATGACCGCTGTGCTGTTCGACTTCTCGGGCACCCTGTGCCGCGTCGAGTCCACCGAGTCCTGGCTCCGCGCCACCCTCACAGCGACCGGCATGACGATGGAGGAGCCTCAACTCCTGCAAGCCGCAGCCGCGTTGGAGAAGGCGGGCGCACTGCCCGGCGGTGCCGAACCGAGCACCGTACCGGAGGAGCTGGCCGGGACGTGGGCCGGGCGGGACCTCGACGCCGCCTCGCACCGGGCCGCGTTCACCGGCCTCTCCCTGCAGGTGCCGCTGCCCGAGGAGACCCTCCACGACGCGCTGTACGACCGGCACATGACCCCCGCCGCGTGGACCCCGTACCCGGACGCGGCCCACGTCCTCGGAGAACTGCGGCAGCGCGGGATCGCCGTGGGCGTCGTCAGCAACATCGGCTGGGACCTGCGGCCGGTCTTCCGCGAGCACGGGCTCGACGCGTACGTGGACGCGTACGTGCTGTCGTACGAGCACGGTGTGCGCAAGCCGGACCCGCGCCTGTTCGCCGCCGCCTGCGCGGAGTTGGGGGTGGAGCCCGAGCGCACGGTGATGGTCGGGGACAGCAGGGTGGCCGACGGAGGCGCCGCCGTGCTCGGCTGCCGGGTGCACTTCGTGGAGCATCTGCCGGCGCACGAACGCCCGGACGCCCTGCTGGCGGTGCTGGACCTGCTGCCGGACGCGGAACTGCCGTCCGTCTGAGGCGCTCCCCCGCGGCGCTCAGACGAACGGCAGCCCTGAGAAGGCCCCGCGCGATGCGGTGCCTCACGCCTTGAGTATAGTTGGCTGACAGCCAGTCAACGCAGGAGTTCGACAATGTCCCCGCGCAGCGCCTCGGTCAATGAAGAGCTGCGGCGGCGTTCGCGCGAGCGGCTCCTCCACGCAGCGGTCGAACTGGTGGACGAGCGCGGGTTCGAGGCGACGACCCTCGGCGACATCGCGGACCGCGCCGGATCGGCGCGCGGACTGGTCTCGTACTACTTCCCGGGCAAGCGTCAGCTCGTCCAGTCCGCCGTGCACCGGCTGATGCACCGCACGCTGGAGGAGGC comes from the Streptomyces seoulensis genome and includes:
- a CDS encoding HAD family hydrolase encodes the protein MTAVLFDFSGTLCRVESTESWLRATLTATGMTMEEPQLLQAAAALEKAGALPGGAEPSTVPEELAGTWAGRDLDAASHRAAFTGLSLQVPLPEETLHDALYDRHMTPAAWTPYPDAAHVLGELRQRGIAVGVVSNIGWDLRPVFREHGLDAYVDAYVLSYEHGVRKPDPRLFAAACAELGVEPERTVMVGDSRVADGGAAVLGCRVHFVEHLPAHERPDALLAVLDLLPDAELPSV